The following nucleotide sequence is from Lysobacter panacisoli.
CGGACGCACCGACGGTCGGATACGCCTCGCCGCCCTGCGACATCGTCCACATGCCGACGCCGATCTGGCACAGCGCCGCGCCGACCACACACACGAAGTAGTACGTCAGGTAACGGCGATCGCCCCAGACGTGTTCCAGCGGCGCGCCGAACATCGCCAGCGCCAGCATGTTGAACAGCAGGTGGGCGAAATTGCCATGCATGAACGCATACGTCACCAGCTGCCACGGCATGAATTCGATGCCGTAGACCTGCGAACCGCTGCCAGGCGGCCAAAGCATGAAATACGCGAGCGCGTCGTCGCCGATGACGAAGGGAAGCTGCAGCACGAACACCAGGCCGTTGGCGATCAGCAGGGCCTTGGTGATGGGGGGAAGGTTGGAGAACATCACGGCTCCTTGGGTGCGCTACATGGTAGCCGTTGCCCCGGTCGCCTGCGCTCATCCGTAGGTAGGGGCTAGCCGCGGACGGGCGTCCTGGACGTTCGTGCCTTCTTCGCCGGCGTTCGTGCCGGCTTCGCGCTTGTCGCAGCCTTGCGCGGCTTGTCCGCCGTGCGACGCGGGCGCACCGGCGCGTCGGCGTGCATGCCCATGCCCCACATCTGCTCGTCCAGGGTCGCAGCGGCGCGCAGCCCGCGTACACGGCCTGATTCCACGCGCACGCCCTCGGCGCGCAGCCGCTGGCTCTGCTCGCGGAAGCCCTTGGAGCCCTCCGGGAACGCGATACGGCCGTCCGAACGCAGCACGCGATGCCAGGGAAGCCCTGGGTCGTCGTTCTCGCCCAGTACCCGCGCGACAAGGCGCGCACGGCCGGGAAGGCCCGCACGGCGTGCGACTTCGCCATAACCGGCAACCTCGCCCGCGGGAATGGCGCGGATCGCCGCCAGAATGCGCCGACGCGAGTCGGCCGGGTCGTTGCTCATCGCGGTAGCATAGCGGCATCCCCCGGAAGGAGCCGCCCGTGCGCAACTTCGACTCCATCCGCCGCCATCTGCAGGCGGCGAAATTCCACATGACCGAGCACGACGTCGATGTCGTCTGCATCGAACTCTCGCTCGACCACGGCACGCGCCACCAGGCGATCTTCCTGTCCGAACTCGACGACGACGACGGCCGCCCGTACCTGCGCGTCAGCACCGCAGTCGCGCCGATCACCGGCCTGGACGCGAAGAAGGCGCTGATCTTCAACTGGCAGAGTCGCGTCGGCTACCTCGCCATCGGCGATCTCGACGGCGTACCGCACCTGCAACTGTGCGAGAACCGTCCGTACGACGGCCTCGATCCGGCGGAAGTCGATCGACTGGTGCTGGAGATCGGCGGCCTGGGCGATCGCATGGAACGCATGCTCTCGGCGGGCGGCGACCTGTTCTGATTCCGCGGAAAACGAAAGGCCCGCTTGCGCGGGCCTTCGTGTGTGCGTCGTGGCAACGATGCGGCGGGCGTTACGCCCAGCCGAAGAAGCGGAACATCTCGAAGCACAGGTAGGCGATGCCGCCGGCGGCCGGGATCGTCAGGATCCACGCCCAGATCATCTTCTCGACGACGGTCCACTTGATCGCGTTGAAGCGCTTGGCCGTGCCCACGCCCATGATCGCGGACGAGATGTTGTGCGTGGTCGAGACCGGGATGCCCAGCGTCGATGCGGCCATGATCACCGACGCCGCGCTGGTTTCTGCGGCGAAGCCGTTGATCGGATGCAGCTTCACCAGCTTGTGGCCGAGCGTCTTGATGATGCGCCAGCCGCCCGCGGCGGTACCGGCGGCCATCACGATGGCGCAGGTGAGCTTGATCCACAGATCGATGTCGTTGTGCTCCAGCGCGTTCTGCGAGGGGTGCAGGAACGCCAGCCACGGCGGCAGGTTGTCCAGCGTGCCGGCCGACTGTGCGCCGACCAGGGCGAGCGCGATGATGCCCATCGTCTTCTGCGCGTCGTTCATGCCGTGGGCGAAGCCCATGCCGGCGGCCGAGGCGAGCTGCGCCTTGCCGAAGAACGCGTTGACCCAGCGCGGTCGCGCCATGCGCGCGAGGATGCCGCCGCTGCGCGCCATGAAGGAGATGATCGCGAACAGCACGCCCATCACCAGGAAGCCGGCCGCGAAGCCCAGCAGCGGCGAGGACACCATCGGCACGATCACCTTCCACAGCACGCCGGCGCTCTTGTACCAAGGGTCTGCGGGATGCGACCAGATGACCGAGTGGAAATTGTTGCTGGCCGCCGCGACCGCGGCACCGCACAGACCGCCGATCAGCGCGTGCGAGGACGAGGACGGCAGGCCCTTCCACCAGGTGATCAGGTTCCACACGATCGCGCCGAGCAGCGCGCACAGGATCAGCTGCGAAGTGACTTCGACCACGCCGGTATCGAGCAGGCCGGACGCGATCGTCTTGGCGACCGCGGTGCCCCACAGCGCGCCGAGCAGGTTGGTGATGGCCGCCAGCGCCACCGCCTGCATCGGCGAGAGCACCTTGGTCGCCACCACGGTGGCGATCGAATTGGCGGTGTCGTGGAAGCCGTTGATGTACTCGAACGCAAGCGCCGCGAACACCACGACCAGGACCAGGGTCAACATCGGCCCGGCCCCTTACGAGTTCTTCAACACGATTTCGTAGGCGACCACGCCGGCTTCGCGGCAACGGTCGATGGCCTTCTCCAGGATCTCGAAGAACTCCTTGAGCAGGAACATCTGCAGGTTGTCGAGGCGGCCGGAGTAGATGTCGCGGTACAGCTCGAGCATCAGGCGGTCGGCCTCGCTCTCGATCGAACGCAGCTCGTCGTTGAGCGCCTTCATCGGCTCCAGCTTGAGATGGCGCAGCTGCTGCACCATCTGCACGACCACCGCTGCGGCCTGCTCCAGCATCGCCGCGCGCGGCGCGAAGTCGATGTGTTCCAGGTGGCGCGTCGCCAGCGAGTAGCGGTCGGCGAACTTCTCGACCTGCTTGGGGATCTTGTACAGCGCCGAGCCCAGGGCTTCGATGTCCTCGCGCTCGATCGGCGTGATGAAGCTGTTGACCAGTTCGTGGCTGATCTTGTCGGACGCTTCGCGCTCGCGCTGGCGAGCCAGCTTGAAGGCGTCCAGCGCCGGCTGGCGATCGGCCGTCTTGAGCATCGCGTGCAGCGCCTTGGTGCTGTCGTGCGCGGCGACCGCGGCTTCCTCCAGCAGGGTGTAGAACTGGTTGCCTTGGCCGAAGATGGTTTGCAGGGAGAACATGCGGAGGGTGCCTTGTGGGGCCGGAACACCGGCTCGATGGGGGTCGCAGGGCGGAATTATGACGGTTTGGCGACACCCGCGCCTCCCCGGCCGCAAGGTTGAATCCGGCCGGCCTGCTACCATCGTGAAGACTCACCCCCTCTCCGCACCCCTCCCCTAGATGGACGACGACCCAGAACGGCCGCCCGCCCCCGCTTTCGCGCCCCCTCACGGCGCGTCGACTCCAGCCTGCCATCCTGAGGTACGGACCGCATGCTGGAACTGCTGATCGTCATTGCCCTGATTGTCCTCAACGCTTTCTTCGCGATGTCGGAGATGGCGCTGATGACCTCGCGCAAGCTCAGGCTCAAGCAGATGGCCGAGACCAGCCGCGGCGCCAAGATGGCGCTGGAGCTGGCCGAGCATCCGGACAACCTGCTGTCCACGGTGCAGGTGGGCATCACCCTGATCGGCGTCCTCACTGGCGTGTTCGGCGGCGAGGCCATCGGTCTGGCCATCGCCGGCTGGCTGGAAGGCCTGTTCCCCAACGCGCGCGAGTACGCCCGAGGCATCGGCATCGGCACCGCGGTGGGACTGATCACGGCCGCGCAGGTGATCTTCGGCGAGCTGATCCCCAAGCGTCTTGCGCTGACCAATTCCGAACGCATCGCCTCTGCCGTCGCGATCCCGCTGTACTGGCTCTCGCGCGGCGCTCGTCCGATGGTGGCCGCGCTGGGCGCGATCAATCGCCTCTTCCTGCGCCTGATCGGGGTGAAGGACGATGCTCGCAGCGCGATCAGCGAAGAAGAGATCCGCCTGCTGGTGACCGAGAGCCATGAGCAGGGCGTGATCGACGCCGACGAACGCAAGATGATGAACCGCGTGCTCGGCCTGGGCGATCGCACCGCCGAGAGCCTGATGACGCCGCGCACGCGCATCTCCTGGCTGGATGCATCCGCCGAGTTCGCCGAGAACCTGGCGACGATGCGGCAGACGCAGTTCTCGCGCTATCCGGTCTATCGCGGCAACGACAGCGAAGTGGTCGGCATCCTCGAAGTGAAGTCGCTGCTGGACCGCCTCGACGAACGCGCGCCGGACCTGTTCAAGTCGCTGCGCGAGCCGCTGTTCGTGTCCGAGTCCACGCACGCGATGAAGCTGCTGGAAATCTTCCGCGAGGAGCAGCAGTCGCTCGCGCTGGTGGTGGACGAGTACGGCGACATCAGCGGCATGGTCACCATCGCCGACCTGATGGACGCAGTGGTCGGCCGCGTCCACAGCATGGGTGGTGCGGGTGGCGAAACCGAGGACGACGACGCGCCGGTCGTGGAACGTGCCGACGGTTCGTTCCTGATCGACGGTGCGTTGCCGGTGGAAGACCTGCGCGAGCTGGTCGGCGGTGGTCGCCTGCCCGACGAGGACGAGCACGACTTCCACACCGCCGCGGGCATGGTGATCGCGCACTTCGGCCGCATCCCCTACGTCGGCGAATACTTCGACTGGGGCCTGTGGCGCATCGAAGTCGTCGATCTCGACGGTCCACGCATCGACAAACTGCTGCTGTACAAGCGGCCGGAGCAGGAGCCCGCGACGGATGAAACCTCGGGCTGACGCTCCCCGCGAGGCCGGCACGCGCGCCCTGCTGGACGTGTTCGCCGCGGGCGATCCGGACGAGCAGCTGCGCATGGGCGACGTGCTGCACGGCCTGGGCGACCGCTCCTTCGGCATGCTGCTGTTCGTCTCGACAATCCCGGCGTTCATTCCGATTCCCGGCGTCGGCGGCGCGGTCAGCGGCCCGCTGGTGATCCTGATCGGCTTGCAGTTGCTGATCGGACTACGCCAGCCGTGGCTGCCGCAGTTCCTCGCGCGACGCGGCCCGCACCGGCACGCAATGGCGCGCTTCCGCGACCTGATCTCGCCGTGGCTGGTACGTCTGGAAAAGCTGGTTCGTCCGCGAGCGACGGTGCTGCTCGACCATCGCCTCGCCGATTTCTTCACCGGCCTGTTATTGGTGTTGCTCGGACTGCTACTGTCGCTGCCGATTCCGTTCACCAACTACCTGTTCGGCGGCCTGCTGCTGTTGTTCGCACTGGCGCTGCTAGAGCGCGACGGCTGGCTGCTCGGCGCGGCGTGGGCCGCCGGCAGCATCGCCATCGCGGTGTTCGGCGTGTTGTCGGGACACCTCGCGGGCGTGGCGGCGCGCTGGATCGACATGCTCGCCTGATTCGCGTCGCCTGCCCTGCGTTCACGCGGCGAACCCGACAGCACGCCTGCAAACAAAAAGGCCCCGCATTGCGGGGCCTTTTCTTTATCGAAGTCGTGCGCGGGTCAGGCGAACGGGTCCTGCAGCACCATCGTCGCGTCACGGTCCGGACCGGTGCTGACGATGGCGATCGGGCAGCCGGCGAGTTCCTCCAGCGCACGCAGGTAGGCGCGTGCGGCGGGCGGCAGCTTGTCCCACTCGGTGATGCCGTGGGTGTTCTCGTCCCAGCCCGGGAACTCCAGGTACACCGGCGTGCATTCTTCCCAGCCGGCGGCGTCGAGCGGCGCGTACTCGGTGCGCTTGCCGCGGTATTCGTAGGCGATGCAGATCTTCAGCTTCTCCATGCCGTCGAGCACGTCGAGCTTGGTGATGCACAGGCCGGTGATGCCGTTGACGGCCACCGCGCGGCGCAGCGCGACGATGTCCATCCAGCCGCAGCGACGCGGGCGGCCGGTGGTGGCGCCGTACTCGGCGCCGCGATCGCGGAGACCCTGGCCGACTTCGTCGTCCAGCTCGGTCGGGAACGGACCGCCGCCGACGCGCGTGGCGTAGGCCTTGGCGATGCCGAGCACGTAGTCGATCGCATCCGCACCCACGCCGGTGCCGGCATACGCACCGCCGACCGTGGTGTTGGACGAGGTCACGTACGGATAGGTGCCGTGGTCGATGTCCAGCAGCGAGCCCTGCGCGCCTTCGAACAGCACCTTCTTGCCCTGCTTGCGCAGGTCGTGAAGGATGCCGGCGACGTCGGACTTCATCGGTTCGACGTATTCGCCGAAGGCCAGCGCCTCATCGAGCGTCTGCTGGAAGTCCACCGCTTCGACGCCCAGGTACTTGGTCAGGACGAAATTGTGGTAGTCCATCGTGCTGCGCAGCTTCTCGGCGAGCTGCTGCGGGTAATGCAGGTCGGCCACGCGGATGCCGCGACGCGCGACCTTGTCCTCGTACGCCGGGCCGATGCCGCGTCCGGTGGTGCCGATGGCCTTGCCGCCGGCTGCCTTCTCACGGGCCTGATCCAGGGCGATGTGGTACGGCATGATCAGCGGCGTGGCCGGGCTGATCTTCAGGCGCGAACGCACTTCAACGCCGTTGCCTTCGAGCTCGGCGATTTCCTTCTGCAGAGCAGCCGGCGACAGCACGACGCCGTTGCCGATCAGGCACAGCGCGTCCGGGCGCAGGATGCCCGACGGAATCAGGTGCAGGACGGTCTTCTTGCCGCCGATGACGAGCGTGTGGCCGGCATTGTGGCCACCCTGGAAGCGCACGACGGCGCCGATTTCCCGGGTGAGCAGATCGACGATCTTGCCCTTGCCTTCATCGCCCCACTGGGCACCGAGAACGACGACTGACTGACCCATTTCGAAGCTCCTGACTCCGTTGCATTGAGGACCGGCAATGCCGGGCTGCCGCGGAAGGGTCCGCAAACAGCAAGAAAGCCGGCGGGGCGCAGGGCCCCGTCCGGCTTTTGTGCATTATCCGGGTTTTGGGTGGGCGGGACCACCCCGCCAGGCCAATCCGATGCGCTTCGGCCCGATCCGGTCAGGTCTGGGCAGCGGATGTGAAGACCGTCAGGTCCGTACCCACCACAGCGACAGCAGGCCGATCCCCACCACGATCCCGCCGACCACGCGCAAATGGCGGTCAGGCAAGGCGTGCAATTGTTCGGCGGCCCGCTTCCAGCCGCGCGGAGCCACGAACAGGAACAGTCCCTCCAACACCGCGACCAGGCACAGGGCCGACAACAGCTCGCTCATCGTGGTCGCGGCGCGGGATCAGCGGTCCGAACGCAGGTACTGCAGGAACGGATCGTCCTTGTCGAGGACGATCACGCCCTCGCCGTCCGCGAACGCCTTGCGATAGGCATCCAGGCTGCGCTGGAACGCGTAGAAGCCCGGGTCCTTGTTCGCGGCCAGCGCGTACAGGCGCGTGGCCTCGGCATCGCCTTCGCCGCGCAGCTTCTGCGCGTCGCGTTCGGCTTCGGCCACGATCACCGTCTGCTGGCGATCGGCGTCGGCACGGATGGTCTGGGCCTGCTCGGCGCCCTCTGCGCGGAGCTTGCTGGCGACCTGCTGGCGCTGTGCGCTCATGCGCTTGTAGACGTCGTTGATGACCTGGCTGTCGGTGGGCAGCTCGATCTGCTTGATACGCAGGTCGATGATGCGCACGCCGACCGTCGCCGCGCCGCGATTGATCGCATCCAGCTGGGCGCTGATGACTTCCGAGCGGCTGCCCGACACCACCTGTTGCAGCGTCCGCGCGTTGATCTCATCGCGCAGCGACGCCTTGATGATGGGCGCCAGGCGATTGATGGCCACGTCTTCCTGGCCGCCGGTGGCGCGGTAGAACGCGCGCACGTCGGAAATCTGCCCCACCGCGAAGAAGTCGACGCTGACGTCCTTGCGTTCGGAAGTCAGCGTGCGCTCCGGCGCGGCATCGAGCACCTGGAAACGGCGGTCGAACACCAGTCGCGTTTCCACCAGCGGCCACTTGAAGTGCAGGCCCGGGCCGATATCGCTGCGCACGACGCGGCCGAGGTTGAGCACCATGCCGGTCTGGCCTTCGCTCACCACGAACACCGATCCCATCAACGCCAGCAGCGCGGCCACGGCCAGCGCGATCCACATGGAGAATCTCATCGCGTCACCTCCTCGCGACCGGTGGGACGGGACGAACGACTGGGCCGGACGCCACCAGACGTGTCGGGGGTGATGCTGGGCGTCAACAGTTCGGGCGTGAGCAGCGGCGTCGACGTGTCGGTGCGCGGCGCGCGGCCGTCATCCATCGGCACGTAGAGCAACTGGCGCGAATCGCCACCGACGATCTTGCGGTTGCCGGCCAGCACGTCCTGCACGGTATCGAGCCACATGCGCTTGCGCGTGACGTCGGGGGCGCTCTTGTATTGCTCGACCAGCAGCGAGAAGCGGTTGGCGTCGCCTTCCGCGCGCGCGATCGTCGCGCTCTTGTAGCCCTCGGCGACCGTGCGCACGCGCGCGGCCTGGCCTCGCGACTCGGGCACGATCTTCGCGGCGTAGGCGCGCGCTTCGCTGATCAGGCGGTCCTTGTCCTGCTGCGCACTGTTCACGTCGTCGAAGGCCGGTTTGACCTGCTCCGGCGGACGCGCGTTGGCGAGGTTGAGTTCGGTCACCACCAGGCCGGTGCGGTAGGCCTCGAGCGACTTCTGCAGGTTGGTGAGCGAGGCGCCTGCCAGCGCGACGCGCGCGCCGAGGACGGTGTCCAGGGTGGAACGCCCGACCTGCTCGCGCACCGCGCTCAGCGCGGCCTGCTGCAGGATCTGGTCGGCGTCGCGGGTGCCGAACATGTACAGACGCACGTCGCCGATGCGGTACTGCACGTTCACTTCGACCTGGACGATGTTCTCGTCGGAGGTCAGCACCGGGACGTTCTCGCTGAAGGTCTTGATCTGGGTCGCGTTGATCTTGGTCACGCGCTCGATCGGCCACGGCGCCTTGAGGTGCGGGCCTGGCTGCAACACGCGCGAGAACTGGCCGAAGCGCAGTACGACGCCGCGCTCCTGTTCGGTCACCAGCACGAAGCAGTTGAACACCAGCCACAGGCCGAGGACCAGGCCGACCCAGCGCAGGATGCCACCGCCACCACCGCCGCCGAACAGGCCGCGCAGGGGTTCGAGCAGGGCGTCCAGGCCGCGGCCGTCGGGTCTGCGTTGCCGCGGGGTTCGTCCGTTCGAACCGCCGGAATTGTCACTGCCAGGGGTGTTCCAGGCCATGCCTGCTCCAGGAGATGGATCCGCGTCCGCATTCAGCTGCGCGAACGTGCGTCGATTCTAGGTGGGGGTGACGCGTGCCTCAAGCAAGGCGCCGACGCGGTTCAGGCCGCGTCTTCGTCCTCCGGCTCCGGCAGCAGCGCTCGCAGCGCCTCGCCGTGGGCCTGCACGAACAGGCGCTGCGCGTCTGCCAGGGGCAGATCGACGCGGATGCGCCAGCCGTGCTCGTCGTGATCCTCGCCGCGAACGGCGCCGAGGTCGTGCAGCTTCGCACGAAGCTTCGCGGCCTGCGGCGGCACGCGCACTTCGCCGACGACGTGGCGCAGGTCCAGCGATTCGGCCAGGGCCTGGCGCAGCAGGTCCAGGCCGCGCCCGTCCCGTGCCGACAGCCAGACGCGGTTGCGACCCTCGGCGGGACGGTCCAGTCGCGGCTGCGCGGTCTCGCCGTTGTCGAGCTTGTCGATCTTGTTGAACACCAGCAGCTGCGGCAGGTCGCCGGCGCCGATGTCCTTGAGCACTTCGTCGACCTGGGCGATGCGCTCGTCGCGCAGCGGATCGGCCGCGTCGACGACGTGCAGCAGCAGGTCGGCCTCGCGCGCTTCCGACAGGGTGGAACGGAACGCGGCGACGAGTTCGTGCGGCAGGTCGCGCACGAAGCCGACCGTGTCGGCCAGCACCACGCTGCCGCCGGACAGTTCGATGCGGCGCACCGTCGGGTCCAGCGTCGCGAACAACTGGTCGGCCGCGTACGCGTCCGCACCGGTCATCGCATTGAACAACGTCGACTTGCCGGCGTTGGTGTAGCCCACCAGCGCCACGCGCGGCAGCTCGCTGCGCACGCGCGCGCGACGCATCTGCGTGCGCTGCACTTCGACCTTGTCCAGTCGCTTCTGCAACTGTTCCAGGCGCTTCTGCAGCAGGCGGCGGTCGGTTTCCAGCTGGGTTTCGCCGGGACCGCGCAGACCGATGGAACCACCGCGCTGGCGCTCCAGGTGGGTCCAGCCGCGCACCAGGCGCGTGGCCATGTGCTTGAGCTGGGCCAGTTCGACCTGCAGCTTGCCGTCGTGGCTGTGCGCACGCTGGGCAAAGATGTCCAGGATCAGTCCGGTGCGGTCGACCACACGGCGCTGCAATGCGCGCTCGAGGTTGCGTTCCTGGCCCGGACTGAGCGGATGGTTGATGAGGATGAGGTCGGCGCCGGTGGCGTCGGCCGCGGCCTTCACCTCCTCCAGCTTGCCGCTGCCGATCAGCATCGCCGCGTTGGGGCGGTCGATGCGCGCGGTCAGCACGGCCGCGATCGTCGCGCCGGCGGAGCGGGCCAGGTCGGCGAACTCCTCCAGCAGATCCTCGTCCGGCGGGCCGCCGGCATGGGGTTGGATCAGCAGCGCGTGTTCGCCTTTGCGGGATCTTTCGAACAAACCGGGTCGAGCCTGTGGGGGATCAGTCGACAAGATGGGCACGGACCCGCGGCC
It contains:
- a CDS encoding adenylosuccinate synthase — translated: MGQSVVVLGAQWGDEGKGKIVDLLTREIGAVVRFQGGHNAGHTLVIGGKKTVLHLIPSGILRPDALCLIGNGVVLSPAALQKEIAELEGNGVEVRSRLKISPATPLIMPYHIALDQAREKAAGGKAIGTTGRGIGPAYEDKVARRGIRVADLHYPQQLAEKLRSTMDYHNFVLTKYLGVEAVDFQQTLDEALAFGEYVEPMKSDVAGILHDLRKQGKKVLFEGAQGSLLDIDHGTYPYVTSSNTTVGGAYAGTGVGADAIDYVLGIAKAYATRVGGGPFPTELDDEVGQGLRDRGAEYGATTGRPRRCGWMDIVALRRAVAVNGITGLCITKLDVLDGMEKLKICIAYEYRGKRTEYAPLDAAGWEECTPVYLEFPGWDENTHGITEWDKLPPAARAYLRALEELAGCPIAIVSTGPDRDATMVLQDPFA
- a CDS encoding exopolysaccharide biosynthesis protein; the protein is MKPRADAPREAGTRALLDVFAAGDPDEQLRMGDVLHGLGDRSFGMLLFVSTIPAFIPIPGVGGAVSGPLVILIGLQLLIGLRQPWLPQFLARRGPHRHAMARFRDLISPWLVRLEKLVRPRATVLLDHRLADFFTGLLLVLLGLLLSLPIPFTNYLFGGLLLLFALALLERDGWLLGAAWAAGSIAIAVFGVLSGHLAGVAARWIDMLA
- a CDS encoding DUF47 domain-containing protein, yielding MFSLQTIFGQGNQFYTLLEEAAVAAHDSTKALHAMLKTADRQPALDAFKLARQREREASDKISHELVNSFITPIEREDIEALGSALYKIPKQVEKFADRYSLATRHLEHIDFAPRAAMLEQAAAVVVQMVQQLRHLKLEPMKALNDELRSIESEADRLMLELYRDIYSGRLDNLQMFLLKEFFEILEKAIDRCREAGVVAYEIVLKNS
- the hflC gene encoding protease modulator HflC, coding for MRFSMWIALAVAALLALMGSVFVVSEGQTGMVLNLGRVVRSDIGPGLHFKWPLVETRLVFDRRFQVLDAAPERTLTSERKDVSVDFFAVGQISDVRAFYRATGGQEDVAINRLAPIIKASLRDEINARTLQQVVSGSRSEVISAQLDAINRGAATVGVRIIDLRIKQIELPTDSQVINDVYKRMSAQRQQVASKLRAEGAEQAQTIRADADRQQTVIVAEAERDAQKLRGEGDAEATRLYALAANKDPGFYAFQRSLDAYRKAFADGEGVIVLDKDDPFLQYLRSDR
- the hflK gene encoding FtsH protease activity modulator HflK; its protein translation is MAWNTPGSDNSGGSNGRTPRQRRPDGRGLDALLEPLRGLFGGGGGGGILRWVGLVLGLWLVFNCFVLVTEQERGVVLRFGQFSRVLQPGPHLKAPWPIERVTKINATQIKTFSENVPVLTSDENIVQVEVNVQYRIGDVRLYMFGTRDADQILQQAALSAVREQVGRSTLDTVLGARVALAGASLTNLQKSLEAYRTGLVVTELNLANARPPEQVKPAFDDVNSAQQDKDRLISEARAYAAKIVPESRGQAARVRTVAEGYKSATIARAEGDANRFSLLVEQYKSAPDVTRKRMWLDTVQDVLAGNRKIVGGDSRQLLYVPMDDGRAPRTDTSTPLLTPELLTPSITPDTSGGVRPSRSSRPTGREEVTR
- the hflX gene encoding ribosome rescue GTPase HflX, yielding MFERSRKGEHALLIQPHAGGPPDEDLLEEFADLARSAGATIAAVLTARIDRPNAAMLIGSGKLEEVKAAADATGADLILINHPLSPGQERNLERALQRRVVDRTGLILDIFAQRAHSHDGKLQVELAQLKHMATRLVRGWTHLERQRGGSIGLRGPGETQLETDRRLLQKRLEQLQKRLDKVEVQRTQMRRARVRSELPRVALVGYTNAGKSTLFNAMTGADAYAADQLFATLDPTVRRIELSGGSVVLADTVGFVRDLPHELVAAFRSTLSEAREADLLLHVVDAADPLRDERIAQVDEVLKDIGAGDLPQLLVFNKIDKLDNGETAQPRLDRPAEGRNRVWLSARDGRGLDLLRQALAESLDLRHVVGEVRVPPQAAKLRAKLHDLGAVRGEDHDEHGWRIRVDLPLADAQRLFVQAHGEALRALLPEPEDEDAA
- a CDS encoding hemolysin family protein, whose protein sequence is MLELLIVIALIVLNAFFAMSEMALMTSRKLRLKQMAETSRGAKMALELAEHPDNLLSTVQVGITLIGVLTGVFGGEAIGLAIAGWLEGLFPNAREYARGIGIGTAVGLITAAQVIFGELIPKRLALTNSERIASAVAIPLYWLSRGARPMVAALGAINRLFLRLIGVKDDARSAISEEEIRLLVTESHEQGVIDADERKMMNRVLGLGDRTAESLMTPRTRISWLDASAEFAENLATMRQTQFSRYPVYRGNDSEVVGILEVKSLLDRLDERAPDLFKSLREPLFVSESTHAMKLLEIFREEQQSLALVVDEYGDISGMVTIADLMDAVVGRVHSMGGAGGETEDDDAPVVERADGSFLIDGALPVEDLRELVGGGRLPDEDEHDFHTAAGMVIAHFGRIPYVGEYFDWGLWRIEVVDLDGPRIDKLLLYKRPEQEPATDETSG
- a CDS encoding inorganic phosphate transporter, which produces MLTLVLVVVFAALAFEYINGFHDTANSIATVVATKVLSPMQAVALAAITNLLGALWGTAVAKTIASGLLDTGVVEVTSQLILCALLGAIVWNLITWWKGLPSSSSHALIGGLCGAAVAAASNNFHSVIWSHPADPWYKSAGVLWKVIVPMVSSPLLGFAAGFLVMGVLFAIISFMARSGGILARMARPRWVNAFFGKAQLASAAGMGFAHGMNDAQKTMGIIALALVGAQSAGTLDNLPPWLAFLHPSQNALEHNDIDLWIKLTCAIVMAAGTAAGGWRIIKTLGHKLVKLHPINGFAAETSAASVIMAASTLGIPVSTTHNISSAIMGVGTAKRFNAIKWTVVEKMIWAWILTIPAAGGIAYLCFEMFRFFGWA
- a CDS encoding DUF2065 domain-containing protein, coding for MSELLSALCLVAVLEGLFLFVAPRGWKRAAEQLHALPDRHLRVVGGIVVGIGLLSLWWVRT
- a CDS encoding rhomboid family intramembrane serine protease; translated protein: MFSNLPPITKALLIANGLVFVLQLPFVIGDDALAYFMLWPPGSGSQVYGIEFMPWQLVTYAFMHGNFAHLLFNMLALAMFGAPLEHVWGDRRYLTYYFVCVVGAALCQIGVGMWTMSQGGEAYPTVGASGGIFGLLLAYGLLFPNQRVMLLIPPIPMKARTLVLVYGAIELLLGISNVMPGVAHFAHLGGMLFGWLLIRYWRGQPPFGGRKPPRMRVVK